TATCGGTCGCAGTCGCCGAATAATTTGCATCTCCGCTTTTCACGGCAACTGCATTCAGCATAATCGTACGAAAATCGCACTGCAGTCCCATATTGCTAAAGTAACCGGAGCCGCAATTATAAGAGAAACTAAGCAGCGCGTCTGCCTGGCTCTGAGAAATATAAAGATTATTTGCATGGACAAATTGATTAAGGACGGAAGTGTAACTTGCTTTATTGAGAGAGTTAACCATCTGGCTATGTGCTTCTTCCGCACTCAAATTATTATAAAAAGTATCCCCCGGATAAAGTACAATACCGTATCCAACCGTTGGGATCTTATCATAAGTCAACTGATCTGCATAAACCGCAGAAGCATAACCTTCCCACTTTTCCATCTGTTCCAGCATAGGTTCGCTCATGCGATGATCGTCCTGCGTTGTAACGGATGTATCAGATTGTGCCGAGACAAAAACATCTGATTGATAACCGTTCGTATATTCTCCGCCTGTTGTACTCGCCGCAGTAAATGGATGCGTTCCTGCAGAAAGCCCTTCGACTTGTGCTGTCCAAACTTTTGTGACAATGCCATTTGTCGTATCTGTCTGCTTTAAAGAAGCTGTATATGTTTTTCCATCCATTGTAAACTGTACGCCCGTTCTGGAGTTATCTGTAATTGCAACTAAAGTTGCTGGTTTCCCTGCCATCACTACATTGGGATTTGCATAAGCAGAGCGAACTGCATCTGCTTCTTTCACTGTCACATTACACGATACCGAATGGGTGCCAGATTTTGCAGTAATCGTAACATTTCCCGGTGCTTTCGCATAAATGTACCCATTTACAACAGATGCAATCTCTTCATTGCTGCTTGTCCAGAAAACGACACTGTCACTCGGTGTTACACTTGCTTTTATGTACAACGTCTTTCCTGCTTCCACTGAAGCTGAATTATTAGAAAGCGAAATATCAGAAGCTGCAGAATCCGAATCGGAAATTTCTCTCACATAATCAGAACACATATACCCGGTTTGATTATTGGAAGTCTGAACTTTTACCCAACCTTGCGTAGAAGTATCCAAAATAACGAGCTGTGTATTCAACCCTAAAGTTGTTAAAATATCATAATTTGTGCCGGGACCTTCTCTCAAACGAACATCGGAGCCGGTGACAATCCCAAGTTTTTGCGTTGTATTGGAACCACTATCCGGAGGGGTTGACTCTCCACCATTGATGAGTGTTAAAAATTCCATACTGCAATATCCGGTATCCCCCGAATTTGTCTGAATTTTTGCCCAACCGGAAGGAAGCTGCTCTAAAACAGTAACAACCATCCCGTCTGAAATTGTAAAGTTAACTGGATTATTCTTTCCATCTCCAGAACGGACATTTAAAACATCAGCAGTAACTTTTGCGGTAGTTGTTGTCGTCCCTCCGGAATTTTCATTATCAGAAGAACCGCTGTCTGAAGAAGAGCCTCCTGAAATCGTTAGATATTCTTTACTGCAATACCCAATTCTGCCGGCACTTGTTTTGATCTGCACCCAATCGCCGCTGTCATCAAGGACGGTTACTTGTGTTCCTTCTAAAATTGTAAAAAGGACATTCCCATCCCCACTGCCTTTCTCACGAACATTCAGTACATCTGCATTGACTGTTCCTGTCTTTTGAGAACCTCCCGAGTTAGAAGAAGAACCACTATCTGAAGAGGAACCACCAGAAATCGTTAGATATTCTTTGCTGCAATATCCGGTTTTTCCATCACTTGTCTGAATCTGTGCCCAATCACTACTATCGTCAAGGATAGTCACTTGTGTTCCATCTGAAATTTTAAAAAGAACCTCACTGCCACCGTTGCCTTCCTTACGAACATTCAGTACATCTGCATTAACTGTCCCAGTCTTATCGGAACCTGTATTGTTATTCTGAGGAGGTGTTTCTGACGGAGTCTGCGCTACTGTATCTTGAATATCCAAATACTCTTTGCTGCAATACCCTTTTTTCCCATCGCTTGTCTGAATCTGTGCCCAATCGCCGCTGTCGTCAAGGACGGTCACTTGTGTTCCATCTGAAATTTTAAAAAGAATATCACTGCCGCCGTTGCCTTCCTTACGAACATTCAGTACATCTGCATTGACGGTTCCGGTCTTTTGAGAACTTCCCGAGTTGGAGGAACCACTATCTGAAGAGGAGCCACCAGAAATCGTTAGATATTCTTTGCTGCAATATCCGGTTTTTCCATCACTTGTCTGAATCTGTGCCCAATCACTACTATCGTCAAGGATAGTCACTTGTGTTCCCTCTAAAATTGTAAAAAGGACCTCACTACCTCCATTACCTTCCTTACGAACATTCAGTACATCTGCATTGACAGTTCCAGTCTTTCCAGCCGAAACAGGCATGTTCGCAATCTCAAGAAATGTACAGCTGCAATATCCTTGAAGGCCGCTGCCGTTATCAATTTTTGCCCAACTTCCATCATTTTCAAGGACTTTTACCGATTCTCCCTGCGTTAGTTCACCAATCACATCATTATTTGTTCCCGGCCCTTCACGAACATACAGGCAATCTGCATTCACGGTCGCTGTACCAGAACCATCCGCTTTTGCAAGACCTACGCTGGCACGATAAATCTGTGTCGGCTCCGATTGCGCAAAAGCTCCCATCGGCATGGAGGCAATCATGCAAATTGCAATTAAAATCGCTGATGTACGCCGTAAAATCCCATCTCTCTTTTTCATTCAAAAGCCTCCTTTAGTCCAAAAAGCAAGCTCATTTTCTATAAAACGAGCTTACTTCACATAATTCGCCCTAATTATAACAGTATTGTTACCAAAATGCAACATTGCTTTCATCTTTTCAAAATAATTTTATTGATTTATTAATTTCTCTATTGACAAACACAAAGCTAATGAATATATTGTATATATAGTGTATATACAATATAATTAAAGAGGATTATCCATGGACATTATTATCAGTAACTCTAACAATCTGCCGATTTATGAGCAGATTACTTCTCAGATCAAAGAAAAAATTTTGACCGGTGAACTAAAAAACGGAGAAGCTCTGCCTTCTATGCGGCTACTAGCAAAAGAACTTCGAATCAGCGTAATCACAACAAAACGTGCTTATGAAGAACTGGAACGCGAAGGATTCCTTCATACCATTGTCGGAAAAGGAAGCTTTGTTGCTGGAAAAAGTCCAGAACTACTCCATGAAAATCAGCTGCGCATCACACAAGAGCAACTTGCTAAAGCGGTTGAAACTGCAAAAAGTTATGACATTTCCTATGAAGAGCTTTTGGAAATGCTTACGATTCTTTATAAAGGAGAATAATGATGGAAAATGATTTAGAAATCAGATCCCTAAATAAATCTTTTCAAAGCGGCTTTGCCTTAAAAGATATTAATCTTACTCTACCGCGTGGAAGCGTAATGGGATTTATCGGACAAAACGGAGCTGGAAAAACAACAACCATTAAATGTATTTTGAATCTGCTTCACCCGGACAGTGGAACGATTCGAATTTTTGGGAAAGAAATCGCACAAAATGAAATTGAAGTCAAAGAAAATATTGGCGTCGTATTTGATGAGTGTCCGCTGCACGAGACTCTTTCTGCCGAAAAAGCAGAAAAAATCCTCTCGAAAATTTATCAAAACTGGGATAGCTCTCTTTATCAGTCTTATTTAAAGGAATTTAAGCTTCCGCCTAAACGTCCTATTAAAGAATACTCGCGCGGAATGAAAATGAAGCTCTCTATTACCTGTGCACTCGCACATCATCCAAAGCTTCTGCTTTTAGATGAAGCTACCAGCGGATTGGATCCTGTTGTACGGGACGAAATTTTGGAGATTTTTTATAATTTCATTCAAGATGAATCTCACTCCATTTTGATGTCCTCCCATATCACCAGCGATCTCGAAAAGATTGCGGATTACATTACTTTTATTCATCATGGAAAAATTTTGTTTTCTTCTCCAAAAGATCAAATTCTAGATAGCTTTGGGATTTTAAAATGCGGGAAACAAAATTTTGAGATGCTTGATCCTTCTGAATATATTTCCTATCGCGAAAACAATTTCGGGTATGAAATTCTGGTAAAAGACCGTTATTTATCAAAGAAAAAGCATCCAGATATGGTTTTGGATCGAGTTAACCTAGACGAAATTATGGTCTTTTTTGTGAAAGGAGAAAAATAATGATTGGTCTTATCTCAAAAGATTTTCTGGTGCTGCAAAAACTGATGCGTTCACAAATCCCGATTTTGCTAATCATGACAATTCTATTCACATTTTCATTTGGAAACAGTACTTACGCTCTTTCCATGGTTTGCGTTTTTTTAATGGCTTCTTCCGTCAATATTTTTTATTATGATGATACCGCTAAATGGGATTCTTTCGCACAGACACTTCCAATTAAAAAGAAAACAATCGTAGAAGCTCGCTACTGCTCCTCCCTGCTCACGATTCTAGGCGGAATTCTTGTCGTTACAATATTAGAGTTCATCAGCAAAATTTTTGTCTCTCGTTCAGAAAGTGACGTTCCTTTCGTCCCCGTTCTCTGTATAACCGTTTTTCTGGTGTGCCTAATGTACTCTATTTTATTTCCCATTATTTATCGCTTTGGACCGGAACACTCCCGTGTGATTTCGATCGCAGTCATTATGATTCCAGTACTGATCTTTATTCTTCTTGGAAAAAGCGGCGCCCTTGACAATCTATTTACTTCTCTCGAATCCAGCGGAATGGAATCGATGATTCCAATTTATTGTTATCTTTCCGTTCCCGCCGGAATTGTGCTGCTGTTTTTATCTTGTCTGCTTTCTATTCATATCTATAATCAAAAAGAATTTTAAGAAAAGGTCTGCATTTCTGCAGACCTTTTTTAAATATAAAAGTACTTTCCTTGTAGGAAGGATAATTGTCTGATATAATTATAATATATTATTATCGTAAAATAGAAATCAGGTGTGAATCGAATGGATAAAAAAAGAGCCGGAAAATGTGCCGCTGTTATCGACATCGGCTCCAGCATGCTTAAAATGCGAATTGCACAGCTGCAAAAGGGAAAAATCGTAGATCTCGATCGTCTGGAATATCCGATTCACCTCGGACATGAAGTCTTTACCGAAGGAAAAATTTCTTATGAAAGCTTAAGGGAACTCTCTTCCGCTTTAAACGGGTTCTCTTCTCTTTTAAAAGAATACGGTATTACACAATGTACTACCGTCGCCACCTCTGCCCTACGGGATTCAGAAAACCGCGCATATATTCTAGATCAGCTGAAAATTCATAATAATCTCTCCGTAAAAGTGCTGGAAGGCGATCAGGAAAAAAGCCGTATTTATTTTGAAATTCTTACCGTATTAAAAGATTCCCCTGATCTTTTACCCGGCAAATCTCTGATCTCCTATATTGGTTCCGGAACAATTGGACTAGCTCTCTATGATGGAGAAATCATGATTTCTTCTGAAAGCATTCCCATCGGCGCTCTAAAGCTGCATGATATGCTTGGCAGCATTCAAAATCTTACTGAAGATTTTCATACCGTTTTGGAAGAATATTTAGACAGTACTCTCGATCATGCAATCCGCCCACTCAGCGGTGAGGAAATTACCAACCTGATTTTAACTGGAAATGAAATTGAACAGATCGCATCTCTTTGCAATGTTAAAGCCCATGACGGACGTTATCTGCTGCCGGTGAAAAGTTTTAAAAAGCTTTATAAATCCATTCGTTCTTTAACTTCAGATCAAATTTCAATGCAGTATCAGATTACCCAAGAAGAAGCCGAACCGCTCTATTCTGCCCTTGCAATTTATATGAAATTAATTCGTTCCACAAAAGCTTTAAATATTATCTGTCCAAAAGTAGAACTATGGGACTCACTTCTTCGTGATCAGCTTTATCCAAAAATGAAAAATCTTTATGCGCAGCACATTCGTCAAAATGCAATCTCATGTGCCGAACGATTAGCTGCAAATTTCGATTATAATCCTAAGCATACTCAAGCTGTACGCTTATGCTCAGAAAAGATTTTCGATAAAACCAAATCTTTTCATGGCTTAGATAACAATAAAAAGCTGCTTTTAGACCTCGCCGCTATCCTGCACGACTGCGGACATTATGTGACAGCGAAACACCCCTTACGGGCCACTTATCACCTTTTACAGGACCTGAGTATTTATGGAATTACCCGTCAGGATCGCTTGATTACCGCTTTTATTGCAGGCTTTAGCGAATTTGATACACCAGATTTTTCACAGCCTGAATTTTTGGGCCTTCCTGAAGAAACGAAACTTGTGATTTCCAAACTGACGGCTATTTTTCGTCTGGCGAATGCGCTGGATAAATCCCATATGCAAAAAGCAATGGATATCAAGGTAAAAACAAATGGTGAAAAGATGACCGTGACTGCTTTCTGTAATGACAACTTTTATCTCGAACGATGGGCATTCGAACAATGCGCACCATTTTTTCAGGATGTCTTTGGAATTGAACCGGTCCTTGTCGTAAAAGAAACGTTTATTTGAATGGAGGCTGCAGCTGTTTTATGGAAAAGATGCCTTATTATAATCGTGAACTAAGCTGGGTCGATTTTAACTATCGGGTTTTGGAAGAAGCTTTTAAAAAAGAAAATCCGATCATGGAACGTATTCGTTTTCTTTCGATCACAGCCAGTAACCTCGATGAATTTTTTATGGTTCGTGTAGCAGGAGTTGTGGAACAAGTCCGCAGCAAATATCATGCAGAGGATTTAAGCGGTTTAACCCCACAAAAGCTTTTGGAAAAGCTCAATATCAAAATCCACGAATTCATGGAAAAACAATATTCCTGTTTGCATCGTTCCATCATTCCGGCTCTTAAAAAACTAAATATTTCATTTCTTACACCGGATGAAATGAATGAAGAACAGCTTTCGTTTCTTTCTAACTATTTTGAAAAAGTCCTTTTTCCTGTATTAACCCCGCTTGCAGTTGACCCCAGCCGCCCATTTCCACTTCTAGCCAACAAAAGTCTCAATGTAGCAATTCGCCTTGAAGGAAATGGAAAGCCCTATTTTGCAGTTGTACAGGTTCCCTCTATTCTTTCTCGCTATTTGGAACTACCCTCCCGGAATGGAAGCCGAGAATTTATTCTTCTTGAAAATTTAATCATTTATAAATTGGAAGAATTATTTGAAGCAAGTGATATTCGTGCTGCCTGTCCTTTTCGCATGACCAGAAACAGTGATCTTGAGATCGATGAAGGCGCCGAAGATCTGTTGGCAGAAATTCAAAAATCTATTAAGAAACGAAAACGTGGAAATCCAGTTCGGCTGGAACTTTTGCAAAAATGCGACCCGGAAACAAAATCGTTCCTGCTCGAAATGATTCATATCCGAAAAGATAACATCTACGAACTTCAAGGCCCGTTGGATTTAACATTCCTCTCCAAATTTGCAGATCTGCCCGGATTTGAGAGATATTGCTTCAAGCCAATCATACCAGTTTATCCTCCTGCTGATTTTTGGAACTATAAAAGTATTTTTGATGCAATCAGAGAAAAAGATCGCATGGTTCACCACCCTTATGAGAGTTTTGAAACCGTTGTTGATTTTGTACGTCAAGCCGCAGAAGATGAAAATGTGCTTGCTATTAAACAAACCCTCTATCGAGTCAGCGGTCATTCTCCGATTATTGCAGCGTTGATTCGTGCCGCTGAAAACGGGAAACAAGTAACCGTTTTAGTGGAACTGAAAGCACGTTTTGATGAAGAAAATAATATTCTCTGGGCAAAGAAACTGGAAGAAGCCGGCTGTCATGTTATTTATGGACTGGCAGGCCTCAAAACACACTGTAAAATTTTACTGGTTGTCCGAAGAGATGAAGATTGCATCCGTCGCTATGTTCATATGGGAACTGGAAATTATAATGATTCCACTGCAAAAATTTATACCGATATTGGTGTCTTTACCTGCAAGGAACCATTTGGAACAGACGCCAGCAGTCTTTTTAATGTATTGACAGGTTATTCTCGCCCACCGGAATATAATAAAATGCTGGTAGCTCCAAACGAACTGCGCGGATTTTTTGAATCTATGATTGAGCGCGAAACTCAAAATGCCCAAAATGGGCTTCCTTGCGGTATCACTGCAAAGGTAAATTCTCTTGTTGATCCCGAAATCATTTCTCTCCTTTATAAAGCTTCGCAGGCAGGAGTTCCGATTCACCTCATCGTACGCGGAATTTGCTGCTTGATCCCCGGTCTGCCTGGAGTCAGCGAGCATATTGAAGTCATCAGCATTATCGGGCAGCTTCTCGAACACAGCCGGATCTTTCGTTTTGAAAACGGAGGGACTCCAAAAATTTATATGGGAAGCGCAGACTGGATGAGCAGAAATCTTGACCGCCGTATAGAATTAGTCTTCCCAATTGAAGATGAAGAGTTAAAACAACGTGCATTTGGAATTCTTGATCTAATGTTAAATGATAATATTAATGCCAGAATGATGACTAACACAACAGAATATCATCATATCGACCGGCGTGGGAAAGTCCCCTGCAATTGTCAACGTGAATTCAGTAGGCTGGCACAGGAAGCTGTTGCAAAGTTGGAGATTCCTGATCGAGATCAACCTTTGAAACCAATTTTAAGCCCTGATTTTGATCGTTGATATCGTTTAAGTTTTCAATGAAAAGGATGTGATTTATTTTGCTGCGTGTAGGTATTCTAACGAGTGGAGGCGACTGTCAAGGACTTAATTCTGCAATCCGCGGAGTTGCCAAAGCACTTTACGTTCGATTCGACAGCCATGTAGAAATTTATGGAATTGCAGACGGATATCGTGGTCTAATCGAAGGAAACGCTCGGTTAATGAATCCAGAGGATTTTTCCGGGATCCTAACCCTAGGCGGTACAATTCTTGGGACCAGCCGTCAGCCTTTTAAAATGATGCGAGTCGTAGAAGATGACAGCGTTGATAAAGTAAAAAACATGAAAGAAAATTACAAGAAGCTCAAACTGGACTGCCTTGTAATTTTAGGTGGAAACGGAACCCATAAAACTGCAAATCTCCTGAGTCAAGAAGGACTTAATATTGTAACCCTCCCCAAAACGATTGATAACGATATCTGGGGAACCGAAATGACTTTTGGCTTTTACAGTGCCATGAATATTGCTACTAATGTTGTAGACTGCATCCATACCACTGCGACCTCTCATGGACGCGTATTTATCGTGGAAATTATGGGTCATAAAGTCGGCTGGCTTACTCTTTATGCAGGAGTAGCCGGCGGTGCTGACGTAATTTTGATCCCGGAGATCCCCTATGATATCGACGAGATTGCAGACACAATCCAACGGCGTAATAAAAACGGCAAGCGTTTTTCTATCCTTGCAGTAGCAGAAGGTGCCATTTCTAAAGAGGAAGCAGCCTTAAGCAAAAAGCAGCTCAAAGCTGCAAGAACTCTTGAGACTCAATATCCCTCCATCAGCTATCGGATTGCCGAAAGGCTTGGCCAAAAAACCGGTCAAGAAATTCGAGTAACGGTACCAGGTCATTTTCAGCGCGGCGGCAGTCCATGTCCTTATGACCGCGTCCTTTCCACCCGCTTTGGTACTGCAGCTGCAAATTTGATTGCAGAAAAAAAGTTTGGAAATATGGTAGCCCTGCAAAATGGAGCAATTATTCCGGTCCCCTTATCAGAAGTAGCCGGAAAATTAAAGCGTGTTCCATTAGACAGCGAAGTGATTCGCACTGCACGAGAAATTGGAATCTCTTTTGGAGATCATCCCTGAAAAATAACCATTCAAATTTGAGTGATAAAATACAACTGCAAATAAAAAAGGAACCAGCGTAAAAAGCTTGGTTCCTTTTTTATAACGATCATAAATCGATTTGGTTACGAATCTGATCAAATAGCTGATCACCGATTCCCCTTACATTTTTCAAATCTTCTATCGAAGTGAATTTTCCATGTGTTTCCCGATATTCTACAATTCTCTTCGCTAAAGCAGGGCCTATCCCATCTAATTCCTGTAATGCAGATTCCGATGCTGTATTTACATGAATTTTTCCGTTATAAGCACTTGAAACGTCCTGTACATCTGTCGCAACCTCTACAACAGACGGGCTAACATCGGGGACAAAGAATAAATTAAATCCGATACAGACTGCTGCCAAAATTGCTGCCAATCCAACCAGCACTTCTATCTCCCAATTTTCACGCTCCATATAAATTCTCCAGCTTTTTTAAAAACTCTTTAAAATAGAGCGGTAATTCTGAAGTAAATTCCATATATTTTCCACTTCTTGGATGAATAAATCCAATTGTCCGCGCATGCAGACACTGCCCATTAAGCCCTGGGACTGGATGCTTTGGACCATAAAGTGGATCTCCCGCAACCGGATGCCCTAAATAAGCCATATGAACCCGAATCTGATGAGTTCTTCCTGTTTCCAACTTCAAACGAACATGCGTAAACTGTGAATATCGTTTTAAAACAGTATAATGCGTAATCGCCGGTCTCGAATTTTTTTCTGTAACTGCCATCTTTTTTCTCTCGATCGGATGACGTCCAATCGGTTTGTCAATCGTGCCGGAATCTTCTTTCAGATTCCCATGCACGACTGCCTCATATAAACGTGTAAAGCTATGGACTTTAATTTGCTCTGCCAATTTTCGATGAGAATAATCATTCTTTGCAACAATTAATAATCCACTGGTATCTTTATCAATACGATGAACAATTCCAGGACGAATCACTCCATTGATTCCGGAAAGGCTATCTCCACAATGCGCCAAAAGCGCATTCACTAAGGTTCCATCATGATTTCCAGGTGCCGGATGCACCACCATTCCCTTGGGCTTATTAACGACCAACAAATCATCATCTTCATAGATGATTTCCAAAGGAATGTTTTCGGCCTTTACATTGAGTTGCTCCGGGTCCGGAATGAAAAGGTTTAGAATTTGTCCTTCTTTGAGAAGCTCTTTTTTTGAAAGCGATTCTCCTTTACATGTCACATTTCCCGATAAAATCAGCTTTTCCGCAGCTGATCTTGTGAGTTCTTCAACAGCTTGGCCTAAATACTTATCAAGCCTCTGTCCCGTCCCGGAATGATCAACAACTAATTCAATTTTCTTTCCCATCATACTTCTGCCTTCTCAAATTATTTATGGGCATATTCCCCTAAGAGCACATGAATTATGAAAAGAATTACCCCAGTAACGACACAAATATCTGCAAAATTAAACACCGGAGGGAAAAAGCTGAATTTTAAATAATCCACCACATATCCTAATCGGATTCGATCAATTAGATTTCCGATTCCTCCTCCCAAAACAAGGACACAGGCGACCCATGACCAAGCGTTTTGGGACTTATAAAATAGGATCATTCCAATAATTACGACACAAAGCAGTGAAGTAAATAGAATCAGAAACAACTGCTTATTTTCAAAAATACTAAAAGCAGCACCTCGATTTTCAAGATAAAACAAGGAAAAAATGTGAGAAATCACATTGATGCTCTTAATCGGTTTTACATTCTCAACAATTATCCATTTAATCCACTGATCGATCCCTGCTGCTAATCCTGCAAACACAAAAGCAAATAAACAAAGCAACGGTCTTTTATTTTTTGTTTTTGAAACAGAACCCATATTGTCTCACCCGTCTCTCTATAATAAAAGCGGAGCAGCAATTATCTGCCCCGCTTTTTAATTACTCGTTTTATCCAATCACATGGGCACAGCGCTCACAAAGATCAGGATGATCTGCATTTTTGCCAACCTCATCACTATACACCCAGCAACGTGCACATTTTTGACCTTCGGCATGTTTGACCGTAATGCTCAATCCCTGAAGTGCCACTTCCGTAAACTCTCCGGAACCGCCTTTCACGGTTTCCAACTGAGAAACAATCAATGCTGTTAAAAGCTCTTTTTTCTGTTCATTTACGAAATCATATAAATCTCCGTCACAGAACAACTGAACTTTCGCGTCCAGAGAAGAACCAATCACTTTCTCTTTTCGAGCAAGCTCCAGAGCCTTTTTCACATCATCACGAATTTCATGAATTCGATCCCATTTTGCAAGGAATGTTTCATCGACCTTAATACCAGAAGGCTGCGGAAATTCATTGAGTACAACATTTTCGGCATCTTCGCTTGCAAGATGCGGCATACTATGCCAGATCTCATCAGAAGTAAATGCCAAAATAGGCGAGATCAAACGGGACATTCCGCTAAGAATCCGGAACATAACTGTCTGCGCCGCACGGCGTGTATGACTATCCGCTTTTTCTGTATAAAGACGATCCTTACATACGTCCAGATAGAAGTTACTCATATCTACGACACAAAAATTATGGATTGCATGGTAGGCATTATGGAACTCTAATGTTTCATAGCCTTCTACCGTCTTTTTAATCAGTTCGTCAAATTTAATTAGTGCCCAGCGATCAAGGTCTTCCAACTCATTCATCGGAACCATATCATGATCCGGGTCAAAATCGCTCAAATTACCAAGAATAAAACGCGCTGTGTTGCGAATTTTACGGTAAGCATCAGAAAGCTGTTTAAGAATTTCCTTTGAAATACGGATATCCGCATGATAATCAGAAGATGCAACCCATAGGCGAAGAATATCCGCACCATACTGATCGACAATTTCCTGTGGGTTGATGCCGTTTCCAAGAGATTTACTCATCTTACGGCCTTCACCATCTACCACCCAGCCATGTGTGCAAACAGCTTTATAGGGAGCTTTTCCTCTCCATGCAACACTGGTGAGAAGACTAGACTGGAACCAACCGCGATACTGGTCAGCGCCTTCCAGATAAAGGTCAGCAGGCCAATGAAGTTCCGGGCGCTGATCAGCTACTGCTGCATGCGTAACTCCGGAATCAAACCAGACATCCATGATGTCGCTTTCTTTTGTAAACTCTCCGCAGCCACATTTTGCGCACTTGGTACCTTGTGGTAAAATCTGCTCAGCAGAAAGTTCATACCACGCGTCACTGCCTTTTTCACGGAACAAATCAGACACACGCTTCATAGCTTCTGCACTGATCAGCGGCTCCCCGCAATCTTTGCAATAAAAGATCGGAATCGGAACGCCCCAGCGGCGCTGACGAGAAATACACCAGTCATTTCTCTCTCGAACCATAGAGGTGATACGATCGCGCCCCCATTCAGGGATCCACTTTACTTTATTAATTTCCTCGACAGCCTGATCTTTAATGGCATCGATAGAACAGAACCACTGTTCTGTTGCACGGAACAAAACCGGCTTCTTGCAGCGCCAGCAATGCGGATATTGATGGATAATCTTCTGTGTTGCAAACATTGCCCCAATTTCCACTAAATAATCAGCAATCGCTTTATTTGCTTCTTTTGTGGAAAGTCCGGCAAAGCGCTCGCCTGCTTCACTCGTCAAATATCCATTTGCATCTACTGGAACAATAATCGGCAGATCGGGATAATTCTGACAGACATTATAGTCATCAATACCATGGCCAGGAGCTGTATGAACACATCCGGTACCACTTTCGAGCGTTACATGATTGCCCAAGATAATCGGAGAGACCCGGTCGAGGAACGGATGTTGTGTCTTAATGAGTTCCAAATCACTGCCCTTAAAAGTAGCAACTACTTTATAATCTGTAAGTCCTGCCTGTGCCATCACATTTTCATACAAAGCAGAGGCCATTACATAATAGTCTTTTCCACACTGAATCAGAGAATATTCAAAATCCGGGCCAAGGCAGATTGCCTCATTTGCAGGAATAGTCCAAGTCGTCGTTGTCCAGATCACAAAATAAGTATGAGAAAGATCAGCACCTTTTGCTGTAAAAAGGCCCTTATCATCAAT
This genomic window from Caproicibacterium sp. BJN0003 contains:
- a CDS encoding SH3 domain-containing protein, whose protein sequence is MKKRDGILRRTSAILIAICMIASMPMGAFAQSEPTQIYRASVGLAKADGSGTATVNADCLYVREGPGTNNDVIGELTQGESVKVLENDGSWAKIDNGSGLQGYCSCTFLEIANMPVSAGKTGTVNADVLNVRKEGNGGSEVLFTILEGTQVTILDDSSDWAQIQTSDGKTGYCSKEYLTISGGSSSDSGSSNSGSSQKTGTVNADVLNVRKEGNGGSDILFKISDGTQVTVLDDSGDWAQIQTSDGKKGYCSKEYLDIQDTVAQTPSETPPQNNNTGSDKTGTVNADVLNVRKEGNGGSEVLFKISDGTQVTILDDSSDWAQIQTSDGKTGYCSKEYLTISGGSSSDSGSSSNSGGSQKTGTVNADVLNVREKGSGDGNVLFTILEGTQVTVLDDSGDWVQIKTSAGRIGYCSKEYLTISGGSSSDSGSSDNENSGGTTTTTAKVTADVLNVRSGDGKNNPVNFTISDGMVVTVLEQLPSGWAKIQTNSGDTGYCSMEFLTLINGGESTPPDSGSNTTQKLGIVTGSDVRLREGPGTNYDILTTLGLNTQLVILDTSTQGWVKVQTSNNQTGYMCSDYVREISDSDSAASDISLSNNSASVEAGKTLYIKASVTPSDSVVFWTSSNEEIASVVNGYIYAKAPGNVTITAKSGTHSVSCNVTVKEADAVRSAYANPNVVMAGKPATLVAITDNSRTGVQFTMDGKTYTASLKQTDTTNGIVTKVWTAQVEGLSAGTHPFTAASTTGGEYTNGYQSDVFVSAQSDTSVTTQDDHRMSEPMLEQMEKWEGYASAVYADQLTYDKIPTVGYGIVLYPGDTFYNNLSAEEAHSQMVNSLNKASYTSVLNQFVHANNLYISQSQADALLSFSYNCGSGYFSNMGLQCDFRTIMLNAVAVKSGDANYSATATDTVKMYASVGGNQCGVLSNGTSLTVTGIQADDPKSVYYKVQTSNGEGGWVNAGYVHIDDSYGLKKDLNYTNAKAMGNEFLLWCTAGGNAYEGLMYRRLGEVNVYNYNEYDFVRYNNHDYVYPSALQGQIP
- a CDS encoding GntR family transcriptional regulator — encoded protein: MDIIISNSNNLPIYEQITSQIKEKILTGELKNGEALPSMRLLAKELRISVITTKRAYEELEREGFLHTIVGKGSFVAGKSPELLHENQLRITQEQLAKAVETAKSYDISYEELLEMLTILYKGE
- a CDS encoding ABC transporter ATP-binding protein, which produces MENDLEIRSLNKSFQSGFALKDINLTLPRGSVMGFIGQNGAGKTTTIKCILNLLHPDSGTIRIFGKEIAQNEIEVKENIGVVFDECPLHETLSAEKAEKILSKIYQNWDSSLYQSYLKEFKLPPKRPIKEYSRGMKMKLSITCALAHHPKLLLLDEATSGLDPVVRDEILEIFYNFIQDESHSILMSSHITSDLEKIADYITFIHHGKILFSSPKDQILDSFGILKCGKQNFEMLDPSEYISYRENNFGYEILVKDRYLSKKKHPDMVLDRVNLDEIMVFFVKGEK
- a CDS encoding ABC-2 transporter permease, with product MIGLISKDFLVLQKLMRSQIPILLIMTILFTFSFGNSTYALSMVCVFLMASSVNIFYYDDTAKWDSFAQTLPIKKKTIVEARYCSSLLTILGGILVVTILEFISKIFVSRSESDVPFVPVLCITVFLVCLMYSILFPIIYRFGPEHSRVISIAVIMIPVLIFILLGKSGALDNLFTSLESSGMESMIPIYCYLSVPAGIVLLFLSCLLSIHIYNQKEF